A window of Vigna unguiculata cultivar IT97K-499-35 chromosome 4, ASM411807v1, whole genome shotgun sequence contains these coding sequences:
- the LOC114181801 gene encoding WAT1-related protein At3g28050-like, with protein sequence MDRRYCYKDLLPLVVLVANECNNTALFTLFKAATLQGMSSYVFVSYAYSLAFLVLLPITFLYRRSRVVPPLNFSILSKIALLGLIGCSSQILGYVGISYSSPTLSSAISNLTPAFTFILAVICRMEKIAIRSRTTQAKIWGSIISISGAFIVTFCKGQSIIFADNSPSIQLSQSNAILASVDRNWAFGGLLLTACNILLTIWFVFQVEILKEFPDELTMVFFYNLYAAIVASIVGLIAEKNSSAWKIRPDISLISIVCTGIFNKFLSSAIYAWGIHLKGPVYVAMFKPLSIVIAVAMGVMFLGDTLYVGSLIGGTVISIGFYTVMWGKATEQKEEEEDVGSQESPITENVPLLQTYETVNSTKKTDARV encoded by the exons ATGGATAGAAGGTACTGTTACAAGGATCTGCTTCCTCTGGTGGTTCTTGTTGCCAATGAATGCAATAACACAGCTTTGTTCACTCTCTTCAAAGCAGCCACACTGCAAGGAATGAGTAGCTATGTCTTTGTTTCCTATGCCTATTCCTTGGcctttcttgttcttcttcctATTACTTTTCTCTACAGAAG ATCAAGAGTGGTTCCTCCTCTCAATTTTTCCATCTTATCCAAAATTGCTCTTCTGGGACTCATAGG GTGTTCATCTCAGATTCTGGGGTATGTTGGGATCAGTTATAGTTCTCCCACACTTTCCTCTGCAATCAGCAACCTCACTCCTGCTTTCACCTTCATACTTGCTGTCATTTGCAG GATGGAAAAGATTGCCATAAGAAGTAGAACTACCCAAGCTAAGATTTGGGGCAGCATTATATCGATATCAGGTGCATTTATTGTGACTTTCTGCAAAGGCCAATCGATCATCTTCGCTGATAATTCGCCTTCAATTCAACTTTCACAATCAAATGCCATTCTTGCTTCAGTAGATAGAAATTGGGCCTTTGGTGGTCTTCTGCTCACAGCTTGCAATATATTGCTTACTATATGGTTCGTTTTTCAG GTTGAAATCTTGAAGGAGTTCCCGGATGAACTAACTATGGTGTTCTTTTACAACTTGTATGCAGCCATTGTAGCTTCAATTGTAGGTTTAATTGCGGAGAAAAATTCAAGTGCATGGAAAATAAGACCAGACATATCCCTGATATCTATTGTTTGCACT GGAATATTTAACAAGTTCTTGAGTAGTGCAATCTATGCCTGGGGAATACACTTGAAGGGGCCTGTATATGTAGCAATGTTCAAGCCTCTCTCAATTGTTATTGCAGTTGCCATGGGTGTTATGTTCCTTGGTGATACTCTATATGTTGGAAG TTTGATTGGAGGCACAGTAATATCAATTGGGTTTTATACTGTGATGTGGGGCAAAGCAACTGAACAGaaggaagaggaggaagatgttGGTAGCCAGGAATCACCAATCACTGAGAATGTTCCTCTCTTGCAAACCTATGAAACTGTAAATTCTACAAAGAAAACAGATGCAAGAGTATAA
- the LOC114181802 gene encoding WAT1-related protein At3g28050-like isoform X2, translating into MAREWSFYRDFLPILVLLGTECNDMGLLTLFKVASLQGLNSYVFVAYAYTVATTVLLPITFFHRRSRVVPPLSFSTVSKIVLLGVIGSSSQILGYAGISYSSPALASSIGNLVPAFTFILAVMCRMEKLAAKSRSSQAKVMGSIISISGAFVLTFYKGPSIFNAHKHVSLSPQDPINFLKSEDASWATGGILLIADYILTSVWYILEEDILRVFPEELTLVLFYNVTATIFTATVGLLAVPNASAWKIGLNVSLISIVSSGLFGKLMSNVIYAWTLNLKGAVFVTSLRPLQIVIAVAMGVVFLNDTLYIGRYCGLS; encoded by the exons ATGGCAAGAGAATGGTCCTTTTACAGAGATTTTCTGCCAATTTTGGTGCTTCTTGGCACCGAATGCAATGACATGGGTTTACTCACACTCTTCAAAGTAGCCTCACTGCAAGGATTGAACAGCTATGTCTTTGTGGCCTATGCTTATACTGTTGCAACCACTGTGCTTCTTCCAATCACTTTTTTCCACAGAAG ATCAAGAGTGGTTCCTCCACTGAGTTTCTCCACAGTATCCAAAATAGTTCTTCTTGGGGTGATAGG AAGTTCATCTCAGATACTGGGTTATGCAGGAATCAGCTATAGTTCTCCAGCTCTTGCTTCTTCAATTGGAAATCTGGTGCCTGCTTTCACCTTCATCCTTGCTGTGATGTGCAG GATGGAAAAGTTAGCTGCTAAAAGTAGGAGTAGTCAAGCTAAGGTAATGGGAAGCATAATATCAATATCAGGTGCATTTGTATTGACTTTCTACAAAGGACCATCAATCTTCAATGCTCACAAACATGTTTCCTTGTCACCTCAAGATCCAATTAACTTTCTTAAATCAGAGGATGCTAGCTGGGCCACTGGTGGCATTCTGCTCATAGCTGATTACATTCTGACTTCAGTATGGTACATTTTAGAG GAGGATATCTTGAGAGTGTTCCCGGAGGAACTTACTCTAGTCTTGTTTTACAATGTCACTGCCACAATATTCACTGCAACTGTAGGTTTACTTGCTGTGCCAAATGCTAGTGCTTGGAAAATAGGTCTAAATGTTTCACTGATCTCTATTGTTAGCTCA GGACTATTTGGAAAGTTAATGAGCAATGTAATTTATGCCTGGACACTGAATTTAAAGGGGGCTGTCTTTGTAACATCCTTGAGGCCACTTCAAATTGTGATTGCAGTTGCAATGGGTGTTGTGTTCCTTAATGATACTCTGTACATTGGAAG ATACTGTGGTTTGTCATAG
- the LOC114181802 gene encoding WAT1-related protein At3g28050-like isoform X1: protein MAREWSFYRDFLPILVLLGTECNDMGLLTLFKVASLQGLNSYVFVAYAYTVATTVLLPITFFHRRSRVVPPLSFSTVSKIVLLGVIGSSSQILGYAGISYSSPALASSIGNLVPAFTFILAVMCRMEKLAAKSRSSQAKVMGSIISISGAFVLTFYKGPSIFNAHKHVSLSPQDPINFLKSEDASWATGGILLIADYILTSVWYILEEDILRVFPEELTLVLFYNVTATIFTATVGLLAVPNASAWKIGLNVSLISIVSSGLFGKLMSNVIYAWTLNLKGAVFVTSLRPLQIVIAVAMGVVFLNDTLYIGSVVGAIIVSIGLYVVLWGKATKEIEEIVGGLESPTAENVPLLQNQRTETSEKNV from the exons ATGGCAAGAGAATGGTCCTTTTACAGAGATTTTCTGCCAATTTTGGTGCTTCTTGGCACCGAATGCAATGACATGGGTTTACTCACACTCTTCAAAGTAGCCTCACTGCAAGGATTGAACAGCTATGTCTTTGTGGCCTATGCTTATACTGTTGCAACCACTGTGCTTCTTCCAATCACTTTTTTCCACAGAAG ATCAAGAGTGGTTCCTCCACTGAGTTTCTCCACAGTATCCAAAATAGTTCTTCTTGGGGTGATAGG AAGTTCATCTCAGATACTGGGTTATGCAGGAATCAGCTATAGTTCTCCAGCTCTTGCTTCTTCAATTGGAAATCTGGTGCCTGCTTTCACCTTCATCCTTGCTGTGATGTGCAG GATGGAAAAGTTAGCTGCTAAAAGTAGGAGTAGTCAAGCTAAGGTAATGGGAAGCATAATATCAATATCAGGTGCATTTGTATTGACTTTCTACAAAGGACCATCAATCTTCAATGCTCACAAACATGTTTCCTTGTCACCTCAAGATCCAATTAACTTTCTTAAATCAGAGGATGCTAGCTGGGCCACTGGTGGCATTCTGCTCATAGCTGATTACATTCTGACTTCAGTATGGTACATTTTAGAG GAGGATATCTTGAGAGTGTTCCCGGAGGAACTTACTCTAGTCTTGTTTTACAATGTCACTGCCACAATATTCACTGCAACTGTAGGTTTACTTGCTGTGCCAAATGCTAGTGCTTGGAAAATAGGTCTAAATGTTTCACTGATCTCTATTGTTAGCTCA GGACTATTTGGAAAGTTAATGAGCAATGTAATTTATGCCTGGACACTGAATTTAAAGGGGGCTGTCTTTGTAACATCCTTGAGGCCACTTCAAATTGTGATTGCAGTTGCAATGGGTGTTGTGTTCCTTAATGATACTCTGTACATTGGAAG CGTAGTTGGAGCAATAATAGTATCAATTGGCCTTTATGTTGTATTGTGGGGCAAGGCAACAAAAGAGATAGAGGAAATTGTTGGTGGCTTGGAATCACCAACTGCAGAGAATGTTCCTCTCTTGCAAAACCAGAGAACTGAAACATCAGAAAAGAatgtttaa
- the LOC114181965 gene encoding RING-H2 finger protein ATL46-like, with product MMYPRLLVLDHTHLKMAWVKHQIQQKDGYLSYSPPLLSSSSSPPYPPGAAFHKDSPPSTATTATTASSGTRISPAVLFIIVVLAVLFFISGVLHLLVRFLIKYPSSSASAQSNRHPEISTSDALQRQLQQLFHLHDSGLDQAFIDALPVFQYKEIVGLKEPFDCAVCLCEFSEKDKLRLLPMCSHAFHISCIDTWLLSNSTCPLCRGTLLTQGFSIENPIFDFDDLREDEGNGESGFSSTRQKTVVAEESVEKGVFPVRLGKFKKLSVEGGEREVGETSSSNLDARRCYSMGSYQYVVGNSELRVALNHEIDKGQNTRLLTKGMDHDDGKFSVEGDVEAKKISSVSKGDSFSVSKIWLWPKKGKLPSSLDAQMAMPVPSFLNTDFQRRRETEGV from the coding sequence ATGATGTATCCTAGGTTGTTGGTTTTGGACCATACCCATTTGAAGATGGCATGGGTTAAGCATCAAATCCAGCAGAAAGATGGTTACTTGAGCTACTCACCACCACTtctctcttcatcttcttcacctCCTTACCCTCCCGGTGCTGCTTTCCACAAAGATTCACCACCTTCAAcagcaacaacagcaacaacagcATCATCTGGCACTAGAATTAGTCCTGCGGTTCTCTTCATCATAGTGGTTCttgctgttttgtttttcatctcTGGTGTCCTCCACCTGCTTGTTAGATTTCTCATAAAGTACCCATCTTCTTCTGCATCTGCTCAATCCAACAGACACCCAGAAATCTCCACATCTGATGCACTCCAGCGGCAGCTGCAGCAGCTCTTCCATCTCCACGACTCTGGCTTGGATCAAGCTTTCATCGATGCTCTTCCTGTGTTTCAGTACAAGGAGATTGTTGGGCTGAAAGAGCCCTTTGACTGTGCTGTTTGTTTGTGTGAGTTTTCTGAGAAGGATAAGCTGAGGTTGTTGCCTATGTGCAGCCATGCTTTTCACATCAGTTGCATAGACACATGGCTTCTGTCAAACTCCACATGCCCTCTTTGCAGAGGAACGCTTCTCACTCAGGGGTTTTCCATTGAGAACcctatatttgattttgatgatCTCAGGGAGGATGAAGGGAATGGGGAGAGTGGATTCAGTAGTACCAGACAGAAAACAGTGGTGGCTGAAGAAAGTGTTGAGAAAGGGGTTTTCCCTGTGAGGCTTGGGAAATTCAAGAAGCTGAGTGTGGAGGGTGGGGAGAGAGAAGTGGGAGAGACAAGTAGCAGTAATTTGGATGCAAGAAGGTGCTACTCAATGGGGTCTTACCAATATGTGGTTGGCAATTCAGAACTCAGGGTGGCCTTAAACCATGAAATTGATAAAGGTCAAAACACAAGGCTTCTCACCAAAGGAATGGACCATGATGATGGCAAGTTTTCAGTGGAGGGGGATGTGGAagcaaagaagattagtagtgTCAGTAAAGGTGACAGCTTTTCTGTGTCAAAAATCTGGTTGTGGCCAAAGAAGGGgaaattaccttcttctttggATGCTCAAATGGCCATGCCAGTACCATCTTTTCTAAACACAGATTTTCAAAGGAGGAGGGAAACAGAAGGGGTTTGA